A genomic window from Microvirga sp. TS319 includes:
- the hpf gene encoding ribosome hibernation-promoting factor, HPF/YfiA family, producing the protein MSLRVSGKNLDIGEALRSQVEARMAGAMSKYFDGGYSGHVTFARDGTGFRTDCVLHLTSGITIEASGAAQDAYASFDQSAIRIEKRLRRYKQRLKEHANPGSERDVSLEAPYAVFEAPTDEAVEEGSYHPVVIAETTKALHRFSVSDAVMQLDLTGAAALVFIHASTGRVNVVYRRGDGAIGWVDPPPAQP; encoded by the coding sequence ATGTCGCTGAGGGTTTCGGGAAAGAATCTCGATATCGGTGAGGCGCTCCGATCCCAGGTAGAGGCGCGCATGGCGGGCGCCATGTCGAAATATTTCGATGGAGGCTATTCCGGCCATGTCACCTTCGCCCGGGACGGCACGGGATTTCGCACCGATTGCGTGCTGCATCTGACTTCCGGCATCACCATCGAGGCATCCGGGGCCGCTCAGGACGCCTATGCGAGCTTCGACCAGTCGGCGATTCGCATCGAGAAGCGCCTGCGCCGCTACAAACAGCGACTGAAAGAGCACGCCAATCCGGGCAGCGAGCGGGATGTCAGCCTGGAGGCACCCTATGCCGTCTTCGAGGCGCCCACCGACGAGGCCGTCGAGGAGGGGAGCTATCATCCTGTCGTCATTGCGGAAACCACGAAGGCGCTCCACCGTTTCTCGGTCAGCGACGCCGTGATGCAGCTCGATCTGACCGGGGCCGCGGCTCTCGTGTTCATCCATGCTAGCACCGGCCGCGTTAACGTCGTATACCGCCGCGGCGACGGGGCGATCGGTTGGGTCGATCCGCCGCCCGCTCAGCCTTGA
- a CDS encoding aminotransferase produces MNRLFANLPTTVFEVMSSLARETGAINLGQGFPDDPGPEDVRRAAADAVLDGYNQYPSMMGIPELRAAIAAHYRHWQGLDLDANTEVMVTSGATEALAGAILGIVEPGDEVVLFEPMYDAYLPLVRLAGGVPKFVTLQPPHFRLTEEALSRAFSPKTKAVVFNNPLNPSATVFSDEDLALLAEFCRRYDAIAISDEVWEHVVFDGIRHRPILGLDGMRERSVKIGSAGKIFSLTGWKVGFVAAAPHIMKVLAKSHQFLTFTTPPNLQSAVAYGLGKDDAYFEGMRANFTRSRDRFTAGLKTLGFDVIPSQGTYFVNIDISGLGETDDVAFCRRLVLEHGVAAIPVSAFYAEGAVKTVVRFCFAKKDQTLDAGLERLEKAVKRAA; encoded by the coding sequence ATGAACCGTCTGTTCGCGAACCTGCCCACCACCGTCTTCGAAGTCATGTCGAGCCTGGCCCGGGAAACCGGCGCGATCAATCTCGGCCAGGGCTTCCCTGACGATCCGGGGCCGGAGGACGTGCGGCGCGCGGCCGCCGACGCGGTGCTCGACGGCTACAACCAATATCCCTCGATGATGGGAATCCCGGAGCTGCGCGCGGCGATCGCGGCGCATTACCGGCACTGGCAGGGCCTGGACCTCGACGCGAATACGGAGGTGATGGTGACGTCCGGCGCCACCGAGGCGCTCGCCGGCGCGATTCTCGGGATCGTGGAGCCCGGCGACGAGGTGGTGCTCTTCGAGCCCATGTATGACGCCTATCTGCCGCTGGTGCGGCTTGCCGGCGGCGTGCCGAAATTCGTCACGCTCCAGCCGCCGCATTTCCGACTGACCGAGGAAGCCCTGTCGCGGGCCTTCTCGCCGAAGACGAAGGCGGTGGTGTTCAACAACCCGCTCAATCCATCGGCGACCGTGTTCTCGGACGAGGACCTGGCCCTGCTGGCGGAGTTCTGCCGAAGGTATGACGCCATCGCGATCTCGGACGAGGTGTGGGAGCATGTGGTGTTCGATGGCATCCGGCACCGGCCGATTCTGGGGCTCGACGGCATGCGCGAGCGTTCGGTGAAGATCGGCTCCGCCGGCAAGATCTTCAGCCTCACGGGCTGGAAGGTGGGCTTCGTGGCGGCGGCCCCTCACATCATGAAGGTGCTGGCGAAGTCCCATCAGTTCCTCACCTTCACGACCCCGCCGAACCTGCAATCCGCCGTGGCCTACGGCCTGGGCAAGGACGATGCTTATTTCGAGGGGATGCGGGCGAATTTCACCCGCAGCCGCGACCGCTTCACAGCGGGGCTGAAGACCCTCGGCTTCGACGTGATCCCGAGCCAGGGCACCTATTTTGTCAATATCGACATCTCGGGTCTCGGCGAGACCGACGACGTGGCCTTCTGCCGCCGGCTCGTGCTGGAGCACGGCGTCGCGGCCATTCCGGTTTCGGCATTCTACGCCGAGGGCGCGGTGAAGACCGTGGTGCGCTTCTGCTTCGCCAAGAAGGACCAGACCCTCGACGCCGGCCTCGAGCGGCTGGAGAAGGCGGTCAAGCGGGCGGCGTAA
- a CDS encoding SIMPL domain-containing protein: protein MRLALATALVAALGLATPALAQNTPPRQPTISVMGTGDAELKPDFANLFVSVETEAPTVAQASTANSAAAERVLARIQSLGIKRDDIQTANFQVFKVEPPVEKMNVSRDSKDALKFRATHQLRIKTRDLDNVGKLAGEILASGDMTFQSVSFGLDRQEEGGDKAREAAVRDARRQAEVYAGAAGVALGRLIEIRDGSAQPFEQPMMRMQMAAKAADFVPLVPPATIRYTANVQLVWELAERP, encoded by the coding sequence ATGCGCCTCGCCCTTGCAACAGCCTTGGTTGCCGCTCTTGGCCTTGCCACCCCTGCTCTCGCCCAGAACACGCCTCCCCGCCAGCCGACCATCAGCGTTATGGGAACCGGCGACGCCGAACTGAAGCCGGACTTCGCCAATCTCTTTGTGAGCGTCGAGACCGAAGCGCCCACGGTGGCGCAAGCGTCTACCGCCAATAGCGCCGCCGCGGAGCGGGTGCTCGCGCGCATCCAGAGCCTCGGCATCAAGAGGGATGACATTCAGACGGCGAATTTCCAGGTGTTCAAGGTCGAGCCGCCGGTCGAGAAGATGAACGTTTCGAGGGATTCAAAGGATGCACTGAAGTTTCGCGCAACACACCAACTGCGTATCAAGACCCGTGATCTCGACAATGTCGGGAAACTCGCGGGCGAGATCCTGGCGAGCGGAGATATGACCTTCCAGTCCGTCTCGTTCGGCCTCGACCGCCAGGAAGAGGGCGGGGACAAGGCCCGGGAGGCGGCGGTGCGCGACGCCAGGCGCCAGGCCGAGGTCTATGCCGGCGCGGCGGGCGTGGCGCTGGGGCGCCTGATCGAGATCCGCGACGGCTCGGCCCAACCCTTCGAGCAACCCATGATGCGCATGCAGATGGCCGCCAAGGCGGCGGATTTCGTCCCGCTCGTGCCCCCGGCGACGATCCGCTACACCGCCAACGTGCAGCTTGTCTGGGAACTCGCCGAGCGTCCCTGA
- a CDS encoding methyl-accepting chemotaxis protein, which translates to MLTRAGLRWPSVRVRVATLSGVMVVGFAVIGAVFQIGRSEVERALETQQTYFSLAEKAYQFRGRADALKAVAQDWIATRQGHHGQAFFEQQKALSAELAAMGTAPGAALIADEIKELGQQSTHLAEQGAALDKLYGSLGYRVNEGALGRLLSTEDDLEKLVRPLTGNGEAAAFRLWAATLGMFRQEARVRHVMDETLLGAFDVDQGRFTRALAQLPAGAAAEKASIEQAGEAYRTAFNAWSGLEQQVSGQGERLKGQFDLLVPFLERLLTKVHGQAERTAEALTASQQRTFTLILWGMGVTLLLGLALNFLVGRSISLPLTRLQQAMQRLADGDAGIDVPSTGASDEIGAMARTVLVFRDNAQERERLTREQEGQAAFETRRAQAIAEAIASFDASVEEILGEVRRATGDLAAASGQLEGSAHQVTQQAQVAGSVSSRTSQNIATVASAAEELDASLAEVATRTSASAEASQRAVSEARGASGSMTVLAEATSHIGQVADLIRSIASQTNLLALNATIEAARAGEAGKGFAVVAAEVKDLAGQTAKATEEIARQIEAVQAASRATLVALGSVQASVDDLAGVVSAVAGTVSQQTVAVSDIARSVAQVSSEAQNGASAIETTQTVAVHSLDAARSVAHLSAALDSQAERLGREIHRFLGSVRAA; encoded by the coding sequence ATGCTGACTCGTGCTGGGTTGCGTTGGCCGTCGGTCAGGGTGCGCGTCGCAACCCTGAGCGGCGTCATGGTGGTGGGCTTCGCGGTGATCGGCGCCGTGTTTCAGATCGGCCGAAGCGAGGTGGAGAGGGCCCTCGAGACGCAGCAGACCTATTTCTCCCTGGCCGAAAAGGCCTATCAGTTCCGCGGGCGCGCCGATGCCCTTAAGGCGGTCGCCCAGGATTGGATCGCGACCCGGCAGGGCCATCACGGCCAAGCCTTCTTCGAGCAGCAGAAGGCGCTCAGCGCCGAGCTTGCGGCGATGGGCACGGCACCGGGGGCAGCGCTCATCGCGGACGAGATCAAGGAGCTCGGTCAGCAATCGACCCATCTCGCCGAGCAGGGGGCGGCTCTCGACAAACTCTACGGCAGTCTCGGCTACCGGGTGAACGAGGGAGCGCTGGGACGTCTTCTCTCCACGGAGGATGATCTCGAAAAGCTCGTCAGGCCGCTGACCGGAAACGGTGAAGCGGCCGCTTTTCGTTTATGGGCCGCCACGTTGGGCATGTTCCGGCAGGAGGCCCGCGTCCGTCACGTCATGGACGAGACTCTTCTGGGCGCCTTCGACGTCGATCAGGGCCGCTTCACGCGCGCCCTGGCGCAGCTTCCCGCAGGAGCCGCCGCCGAGAAAGCATCCATCGAGCAGGCCGGCGAAGCCTACCGGACGGCCTTCAACGCCTGGTCCGGGCTGGAGCAGCAGGTCTCCGGCCAGGGCGAGCGCCTTAAAGGTCAGTTCGATCTGCTTGTGCCGTTCCTCGAACGGCTCCTCACGAAGGTCCATGGCCAGGCGGAGCGGACGGCCGAGGCCCTCACGGCCTCGCAGCAGCGCACATTCACGCTGATCCTCTGGGGGATGGGCGTCACCCTGCTTCTGGGGCTCGCGCTCAACTTCCTCGTCGGACGATCGATCTCCCTGCCGCTGACTCGCCTCCAACAGGCCATGCAGCGCCTGGCTGACGGCGATGCCGGCATCGACGTGCCCTCCACGGGCGCTTCCGACGAAATCGGCGCGATGGCCCGAACGGTGCTGGTCTTCCGCGACAATGCCCAGGAGCGCGAGCGGCTCACGCGGGAGCAGGAAGGGCAGGCCGCCTTCGAGACCCGGCGCGCCCAGGCCATCGCCGAGGCGATCGCGAGCTTCGACGCCTCCGTGGAGGAGATCCTCGGGGAGGTCCGCCGCGCGACCGGCGATCTCGCCGCGGCCTCAGGGCAGCTGGAGGGCTCGGCCCACCAGGTGACCCAGCAGGCGCAGGTCGCCGGCAGCGTCTCTTCGCGCACGTCGCAGAACATCGCCACGGTGGCGAGCGCCGCAGAGGAGCTGGATGCATCGCTCGCCGAGGTGGCGACCCGGACGAGCGCCTCGGCGGAAGCGTCCCAGCGCGCCGTCTCCGAGGCGCGGGGTGCCTCCGGCAGCATGACGGTTCTGGCCGAGGCGACATCCCATATCGGGCAGGTGGCCGATCTCATCCGCTCCATCGCGTCGCAGACGAATCTCCTGGCGCTCAACGCCACCATCGAGGCGGCCCGCGCGGGCGAAGCCGGCAAGGGCTTCGCGGTCGTGGCCGCGGAGGTGAAGGATCTGGCGGGCCAGACCGCCAAGGCGACCGAGGAGATCGCGCGGCAGATCGAGGCGGTCCAGGCGGCCTCCCGCGCGACGCTCGTGGCGCTCGGCTCCGTGCAGGCCTCCGTGGACGATCTCGCCGGCGTCGTGTCCGCGGTCGCGGGAACCGTGAGCCAGCAGACTGTGGCGGTCTCCGACATCGCGCGCTCCGTCGCGCAGGTCTCGTCGGAAGCTCAAAACGGAGCCTCGGCTATCGAGACCACGCAGACCGTGGCCGTCCATTCCCTCGATGCCGCCCGCTCGGTGGCGCATCTGTCCGCCGCGCTGGACAGTCAGGCCGAGCGCCTCGGCCGCGAGATTCACCGGTTCCTCGGGAGCGTCAGGGCTGCCTGA
- a CDS encoding NAD-dependent epimerase/dehydratase family protein, with protein sequence MKNAPLIALTGSTGFVGRHLLAELPKRGYRIRVLLRRPSEVPDGASSAVIGDIASPQNMAAALRDVDMVVHSAGLAHAMSGHPEDDYRAINTQGTIRLAQAAERAGVRRFVFLSSIRAQSGPVAEGVLTEGMEPGPTDAYGRSKLEAERGLAELGLDWAALRPVLVYGPGVKGNMAALLSLARSSWPLPLGGLKAKRSLLSLDNLTAALDTLMRAQGPLRRPFIAADPDPVTVPEIIAALREGLGRGPGLVPVPSFVLGAAAALTGKTDAYQRLAGSLVASPEALRSLGWQPINRTPDGLARLAREAGGSAAGA encoded by the coding sequence ATGAAGAACGCCCCCTTGATCGCTCTCACCGGCTCAACGGGCTTCGTCGGCCGCCATCTCCTCGCCGAGCTGCCGAAGCGCGGCTACCGCATCCGTGTGCTCCTGCGCCGCCCCTCGGAGGTGCCTGACGGCGCATCGAGCGCCGTGATCGGCGACATCGCCTCGCCGCAGAACATGGCGGCGGCCCTGCGCGACGTGGACATGGTGGTCCATTCCGCAGGCCTCGCCCACGCCATGTCCGGTCACCCCGAAGACGATTACCGCGCCATCAACACGCAAGGAACGATCAGGCTCGCCCAGGCCGCCGAGCGGGCCGGCGTGAGGCGCTTCGTCTTTCTGTCCTCCATCCGGGCACAGAGCGGCCCGGTCGCCGAAGGCGTACTGACGGAAGGCATGGAGCCGGGGCCCACGGATGCCTATGGCCGCTCGAAGCTGGAGGCGGAAAGGGGTCTTGCCGAACTCGGTCTGGACTGGGCGGCGCTTCGTCCGGTGCTCGTCTACGGGCCCGGCGTGAAGGGCAACATGGCGGCGCTCCTGAGCCTCGCCCGTTCATCCTGGCCGCTGCCCCTCGGCGGATTGAAGGCCAAGCGGTCGCTGCTCTCCCTCGATAATCTGACGGCGGCCCTCGATACCCTCATGAGAGCCCAGGGTCCTCTGCGGCGCCCATTCATCGCGGCGGATCCGGATCCCGTGACCGTGCCCGAGATCATCGCGGCCCTGCGCGAGGGGCTGGGGCGCGGCCCTGGCCTCGTACCCGTGCCGTCTTTCGTGCTCGGCGCGGCCGCGGCGTTGACGGGAAAGACGGATGCCTATCAGCGTCTCGCCGGCTCTCTCGTCGCGAGCCCCGAAGCGCTGAGGAGCCTCGGCTGGCAGCCGATCAACCGGACGCCAGACGGATTGGCTCGGCTGGCGCGGGAGGCTGGAGGTTCTGCTGCCGGCGCTTGA
- a CDS encoding SDR family NAD(P)-dependent oxidoreductase: MNRQGFKKALIVVHDLVMTGVAVIATFVVRFEGPHLGDRLVYLPAFLPFFIVFASIVYWFFHLYRSKWRFASLPDLFNIFRASAVLALALLVVDYIVLSPQLFGSFFFGKITIALYWLVQMFLLGGPRLAFRYFKYARSRHTLDRNGNTPTLLLGRGTDIEMILRAIETGTVKKMRPMGILSYREDDLGQNIRGVPVLGTFTDLDQVVQDFHERGEIIRRLVATPSALTPEAHPDMLLARSRRLGLPLVRVTSLGEGMRDAELAPLEIEDLLLRPTVQIDRRRLEKFIRGKRVLVTGGGGSIGSEICTRVVAFGASDLMIVESSEPSLYHILENPTLLSSDTQVDGVIADVRDRDRIRQIMRDFAPDVVFHAAALKHVPYLERNWTEGVKTNVFGSVNVADAAVEAGVGEIVIISTDKAIDPVSMLGVTKRFAEMYAQALDAEFRSRHGAPRLIAVRFGNVLGSVGSVVPKFKAQIARGGPITVTHPDMVRYFMTTREAADLVLTSASHADDGRHISASAKLSYERASVYVLKMGQPVRIYELAERMIRLAGFEPGDDIEIAVMGTRPGERLHEILFARDEPMAEIGIDGVMAAKPIFADRAKVNQWLDALDKAVLEGDRAAAERVFEEAIPEFKRRQQNLQPPAPAEPIRLASG, translated from the coding sequence ATGAATCGGCAGGGTTTCAAGAAAGCGCTTATCGTCGTGCACGACCTCGTGATGACGGGCGTAGCGGTCATCGCGACGTTCGTCGTCCGCTTCGAGGGGCCGCATCTGGGAGACCGCTTGGTCTATCTGCCCGCCTTCCTGCCGTTCTTCATCGTCTTCGCCAGCATCGTCTATTGGTTCTTCCATCTCTACCGGTCCAAGTGGCGCTTCGCCTCCCTGCCGGACCTCTTCAATATTTTCCGGGCTTCCGCCGTCCTGGCGCTAGCGCTCCTGGTCGTCGACTACATCGTTCTCTCGCCCCAGCTCTTCGGCTCCTTCTTCTTCGGCAAGATCACGATCGCCCTCTATTGGCTGGTGCAGATGTTTCTGCTGGGCGGACCACGCCTGGCGTTCCGCTATTTCAAATATGCCCGCTCCCGCCACACTCTCGACCGCAACGGGAACACGCCGACCCTGCTCCTGGGCCGGGGCACCGACATCGAGATGATCCTGCGCGCCATCGAGACCGGAACGGTCAAGAAGATGCGCCCTATGGGCATCCTGTCCTACCGCGAGGACGATCTCGGGCAGAACATCCGCGGCGTGCCGGTCCTTGGCACCTTCACCGATCTCGATCAGGTCGTGCAGGATTTCCATGAGCGCGGCGAGATCATCCGGCGTCTCGTGGCGACTCCGAGCGCCCTTACGCCCGAGGCTCATCCGGACATGCTGCTGGCCCGCTCCCGCCGCCTCGGCCTGCCTCTCGTCCGCGTCACGAGCCTGGGCGAAGGCATGCGGGACGCGGAACTGGCCCCCCTGGAGATCGAGGATCTCCTGCTGCGGCCGACCGTGCAGATCGACCGGCGCCGTCTCGAGAAGTTCATTCGCGGCAAGCGCGTGCTCGTCACCGGCGGCGGAGGCTCCATCGGCTCGGAGATCTGCACCCGCGTGGTGGCCTTCGGGGCGAGCGATCTCATGATCGTGGAAAGCTCGGAGCCGTCCCTGTACCACATCCTGGAGAATCCGACTCTCCTCTCCAGCGACACCCAAGTCGACGGTGTCATCGCCGATGTGCGCGACCGGGACCGGATTCGCCAGATCATGCGCGATTTCGCCCCCGACGTGGTCTTCCACGCCGCCGCCCTCAAGCATGTCCCCTATCTCGAGCGGAACTGGACCGAGGGCGTGAAGACCAACGTGTTCGGCTCCGTGAACGTGGCCGATGCCGCTGTGGAAGCGGGCGTCGGCGAGATCGTGATCATCTCCACCGACAAGGCCATCGATCCCGTCTCCATGCTCGGCGTCACCAAGCGCTTCGCCGAAATGTACGCCCAGGCCCTCGACGCGGAATTCAGGAGCCGCCACGGCGCGCCGCGCCTCATCGCCGTGCGCTTCGGCAACGTGCTCGGCTCCGTCGGGTCGGTGGTGCCGAAATTCAAGGCGCAGATCGCCCGCGGCGGGCCCATCACCGTCACGCATCCCGACATGGTGCGCTATTTCATGACGACCCGCGAGGCGGCCGACCTGGTGCTGACCTCCGCCTCGCATGCGGATGACGGGCGGCACATCTCCGCCAGCGCAAAGCTGTCCTATGAGCGCGCGTCGGTCTACGTGCTGAAGATGGGCCAGCCGGTGCGCATTTACGAGCTTGCAGAGCGCATGATCCGGCTTGCCGGCTTCGAGCCGGGGGACGATATCGAGATCGCCGTCATGGGAACTCGTCCGGGCGAGCGCCTGCACGAGATTCTGTTCGCCCGCGACGAGCCCATGGCCGAGATCGGCATCGACGGCGTCATGGCGGCCAAGCCCATCTTCGCGGACCGCGCCAAGGTCAACCAGTGGCTCGACGCCTTGGACAAGGCCGTCCTCGAAGGCGACCGGGCCGCGGCGGAGCGCGTGTTCGAGGAGGCCATCCCAGAATTCAAGCGCCGGCAGCAGAACCTCCAGCCTCCCGCGCCAGCCGAGCCAATCCGTCTGGCGTCCGGTTGA
- a CDS encoding ABC transporter ATP-binding protein, with product MTELQARNLSVDLGRRRALSGIDLTLRPGRLTVIVGPNGAGKTTLMRALAGLLEPGGGQVILDGRPVARMKAGERARLIAYLPQGGSIAWPLPVAEVVALGRLPHGEKPGSLSASGRAAVAAALHAVDLEGFEDRAATELSGGERARVLLARALATQAPALLADEPVAALDPRHQLVVLDVLKGQARAGRTAAVIMHDLTLAARFADEIILLNRGKVVASGPPEEVLTEEGLADHFGIQAHVSHDGGYLIVVADRPLPGTGQAGPRPEKT from the coding sequence ATGACCGAGCTCCAGGCCCGGAACCTCTCCGTCGATCTCGGCCGCCGGCGTGCGCTCTCGGGCATCGATCTCACCCTGCGCCCGGGCCGCCTCACGGTGATCGTCGGTCCGAACGGCGCGGGCAAGACGACCCTGATGCGCGCGCTCGCAGGCCTCCTGGAGCCCGGCGGCGGGCAGGTGATCCTCGACGGGCGGCCGGTCGCCCGCATGAAGGCCGGGGAGCGGGCGCGCTTGATCGCCTATCTGCCGCAGGGCGGCAGCATCGCCTGGCCGCTGCCCGTCGCCGAAGTGGTCGCCCTCGGCCGTCTGCCGCATGGCGAGAAGCCCGGCAGCCTGTCCGCCTCCGGGCGCGCGGCGGTCGCCGCAGCCCTTCATGCGGTGGACCTTGAAGGTTTCGAGGACCGGGCTGCGACGGAACTGTCGGGCGGCGAGCGCGCGCGCGTGCTTCTGGCCCGGGCCCTGGCGACGCAGGCGCCGGCGCTCCTGGCCGACGAGCCCGTCGCGGCGCTCGATCCGCGCCATCAGCTCGTCGTGCTGGACGTGCTGAAGGGCCAGGCGCGGGCCGGCCGAACGGCCGCCGTCATCATGCACGATCTGACCTTGGCTGCGCGCTTTGCCGATGAGATCATCCTTCTGAACCGGGGAAAGGTCGTCGCTTCGGGGCCGCCGGAGGAGGTTTTGACCGAGGAGGGACTTGCCGACCATTTCGGCATTCAGGCCCATGTCTCTCACGATGGAGGCTACCTCATCGTGGTGGCGGACCGTCCACTTCCGGGAACGGGGCAGGCGGGCCCGAGACCCGAAAAAACGTGA
- a CDS encoding FecCD family ABC transporter permease, with product MRPSRLPLILGLMLLVAGLSIASLVIGPAPISPVRALTALASDQGSVTIVVRDIRLPRTLLALLIGWIFGLTGAGLQGLLRNPLADTAVFGAPQAAAFGAVLVIYSGFVGALSWALPFAAILGALASVALVVAVAGRRATVAVLVLSGLAIGSLAGAGTSLAISLSPNPFAVTEIVFWLLGSFEDRSITHVWLAAPFILVASALVLSASNGLRALALGEETARSLGADVTRLRLLLVAGAAIGTGASVAVAGSIGFVGLVAPHLIRPFVGYDPARTLLPSGLVGAALLLAADCAVRLIPSQTEIKVGVLTAILGVPFFLWVIARRKAELAEMPL from the coding sequence ATGCGTCCGTCCCGGCTGCCCCTCATCCTCGGCCTCATGCTCCTCGTCGCGGGCTTGAGCATCGCTTCCCTCGTCATCGGGCCGGCCCCGATCTCGCCCGTCCGGGCCCTGACGGCGCTCGCCTCCGATCAGGGCAGTGTGACCATCGTGGTGCGCGACATCCGCCTGCCGCGGACGCTGCTCGCCCTCCTGATCGGCTGGATCTTCGGGCTGACCGGAGCGGGGCTGCAGGGGCTGCTCCGCAACCCCCTCGCCGATACGGCCGTGTTCGGCGCGCCGCAGGCGGCCGCCTTCGGGGCGGTGCTGGTGATCTATTCCGGGTTCGTCGGCGCCCTGTCCTGGGCGCTGCCGTTCGCGGCGATCCTGGGCGCACTCGCCTCGGTGGCGCTCGTGGTGGCGGTCGCGGGGCGCCGGGCCACCGTGGCGGTGCTCGTCCTGTCGGGCCTGGCGATCGGGAGCCTCGCGGGGGCGGGAACCTCCCTCGCCATCAGCCTCTCGCCCAATCCCTTCGCGGTCACCGAAATCGTGTTCTGGCTCCTGGGCTCCTTCGAGGATCGCTCGATCACGCATGTCTGGCTCGCGGCGCCCTTCATCCTCGTGGCGTCGGCGCTCGTCCTGTCTGCCTCGAACGGCCTTCGGGCGCTGGCCCTGGGGGAGGAGACCGCACGCAGCCTGGGCGCGGACGTGACGCGCCTGCGGCTGCTCCTGGTGGCAGGAGCAGCCATCGGCACGGGAGCCTCGGTGGCGGTGGCGGGATCGATCGGCTTCGTGGGCCTTGTCGCGCCTCACCTGATCCGCCCCTTCGTGGGATACGACCCGGCCCGGACCCTCCTGCCGTCCGGTCTCGTGGGCGCGGCGCTCCTGCTCGCCGCCGATTGCGCCGTGCGCCTCATTCCCTCGCAGACCGAGATCAAGGTCGGGGTCCTCACGGCCATTCTCGGGGTGCCGTTCTTCCTCTGGGTCATCGCCCGCCGCAAGGCGGAACTCGCGGAGATGCCCCTATGA
- the ptsN gene encoding PTS IIA-like nitrogen regulatory protein PtsN encodes MPLLDFLDPQAVLPALRVSGKKQALQELASHAAKLTSLSESAIYEALLQRERLGSTGIGEGIAIPHGKLPGLTRIFGLVARLEKPIDFEALDGQQVDVLFLLLAPEGAGADHLKALARVARVLREPGLIERVRATKDAAALYAIMTELPKAA; translated from the coding sequence ATGCCCTTGCTGGATTTCCTAGACCCCCAGGCCGTTCTGCCCGCCCTGCGCGTGAGCGGCAAAAAGCAGGCTCTGCAGGAGCTGGCCTCCCATGCGGCCAAGCTCACGAGCCTGTCCGAGAGCGCCATCTACGAGGCTCTTCTCCAGCGCGAGCGCCTCGGCTCCACCGGGATCGGCGAGGGAATCGCCATTCCGCACGGCAAGCTGCCGGGGCTGACCCGTATCTTCGGCCTGGTCGCCCGGCTGGAGAAGCCGATCGATTTCGAGGCGCTCGACGGTCAGCAGGTGGACGTGCTCTTCCTGCTCCTGGCACCCGAGGGTGCCGGAGCGGACCATCTGAAGGCCCTGGCCCGCGTGGCGCGGGTGCTGCGCGAGCCCGGCCTCATCGAGCGGGTGCGCGCCACCAAGGATGCGGCGGCCCTCTACGCCATCATGACCGAGCTGCCGAAGGCCGCCTGA
- a CDS encoding polyamine ABC transporter substrate-binding protein codes for MIRLLASVALGLGLVTAAAAQERVVNVYNWSDYVDPKALDEFTKETGIKVVYDTYDNNEIVETKLLAGKSGYDIVVPSGPFVQRLIGAKVFQKLDKSKLPNLSNQWPEITKNLAVFDPGNQYAVNYMWGTTGIGLNVKKVKDILGDMPLNTWDLVMKPEIASKLKSCGIYMLDSPEDLFPGVLAYLGLNPDSKRTEDLNKAGDALFRVRGNIQKFHSSEYINALANGDICVAVGYSGDMIQAKTRAEEAKNGVEVAYVIPREGALMWFDSFVIPADAKNVAEAHEFINFMMRPEIAALNTNYVSYASGNLAAKQHVDPAILDNPGIYPDDATMKRLFTNTAYDERSQRTVTRLWTRVKTGR; via the coding sequence ATGATCCGTCTTCTCGCTTCGGTTGCTCTGGGCCTCGGCCTTGTCACCGCCGCCGCCGCCCAAGAGCGTGTGGTCAACGTCTATAACTGGTCCGACTATGTGGACCCCAAGGCGCTGGACGAGTTTACGAAGGAAACCGGCATCAAGGTGGTCTACGACACCTACGACAACAACGAGATCGTCGAGACGAAGCTGCTCGCCGGCAAGTCGGGCTACGACATCGTCGTGCCGTCGGGCCCGTTCGTGCAGCGCCTGATCGGCGCCAAGGTGTTCCAGAAGCTCGACAAGTCGAAGCTGCCGAACCTGTCGAACCAGTGGCCGGAAATCACGAAGAACCTCGCCGTATTCGATCCGGGCAATCAGTATGCCGTGAACTACATGTGGGGCACCACCGGCATCGGCCTGAACGTGAAGAAGGTGAAGGACATCCTCGGCGACATGCCGCTCAACACCTGGGATCTGGTGATGAAGCCGGAGATCGCCTCGAAGCTCAAGAGCTGCGGCATCTACATGCTGGATAGCCCCGAGGATCTCTTCCCCGGCGTGCTGGCCTATCTGGGGCTGAACCCCGATTCCAAGCGCACCGAGGATCTGAACAAGGCCGGCGACGCCCTGTTCCGCGTCCGCGGCAATATCCAGAAATTCCACTCCTCCGAATACATCAACGCGCTCGCCAACGGCGACATCTGCGTGGCGGTGGGCTATTCGGGCGACATGATCCAGGCCAAGACCCGGGCAGAGGAAGCCAAGAACGGCGTCGAGGTCGCCTACGTGATCCCGCGCGAAGGCGCCCTGATGTGGTTCGACAGCTTCGTGATCCCGGCCGATGCCAAGAACGTGGCCGAGGCGCACGAATTCATCAACTTCATGATGCGGCCCGAGATCGCCGCCCTGAACACGAACTACGTGTCCTATGCCTCGGGCAACCTGGCGGCCAAGCAGCATGTCGATCCGGCGATCCTCGACAATCCCGGCATCTATCCGGACGACGCCACCATGAAGCGCCTCTTCACCAACACGGCCTATGACGAGCGCTCGCAGCGCACCGTCACCCGCCTCTGGACCCGGGTGAAGACGGGCCGTTAA